The following are encoded together in the Artemia franciscana unplaced genomic scaffold, ASM3288406v1 PGA_scaffold_50, whole genome shotgun sequence genome:
- the LOC136041931 gene encoding uncharacterized protein LOC136041931 isoform X3, which translates to MGIERVEAVITCEGNLTDPTFSKKFGKFLNKLSTVIIKAEDRKEKLKVLGVEPWNSVRVKLTLPKEAAVRLRQLAQTGDGVLKELGILSVQLEGDQVISLTLASNEPNEVVFKTPAPATPLPSQSLSCNNGAFAVVQPQAKSNVQISQPATSLAHFDPKNVSEILSQAVNLLSDGNLLGELDLPSVSFKSPIAPNVVASSSQPIQFTPPSKPGTSRAAFPFASMQQAMPGRSGIRNPPVTVPPVTRYQLSVRASTTSNSITSQSTFLHPAAAGITRPLSRSYSNPLQGGSSGNSLSQSGPTGQHNSPVLANLLQNDFSSKRPDVVRRHPPISETVARTSVTQTMVRTSLPPESQSDPLFVNNPPRSLSFPPVPSIVSSRNNTTKMQPSVCSSKVNKLVESQKSETEGLPELPKKQQQETVSLTKHHATQNNEKRFEVKQDSAIHINGEPTTPSQRMEDKHPLLALDSAEIEQELAELEKKPPLLINSVRSASNPCEPFDLASQLKSIESKKEDSGGTGIKLRLKLGRSEPTTPSYTVDIVKEEPRVPPLCISLKNRNVTLLSPKTEEESVKVKLKGDDRKPKKRKVGSDSELELTVNCEAPGIIKIKKPKLDDSLARKTLEKKKLKRKDSDGVSDESHVSSSDLSSVPDYPAKRCDSSPPSGTRLPEYPEEVEGFEGLAKKAEDVREEFLGNNVRDGDHVTRIIDKLKPNDKLYKISVLNSATRTLSETESETIKVPSHIEPYQVDTAVKSDVVQSPVDSNNGNNQGEDSGIESMDALSEKSPNQGESPARLDLGDPLAHGNIHRTPDHKNVSPVHTSPKEDPYSDLPSDLTMCSPQPFENSVTAVLTDNLLTAKESKSIMLPEDVLAVQRITQELVKLEQFTSVHCENFCHNSENDKSGSYSSSYSEKEELRTVKRSEFCGDCSARTHASSDSRAIEHSSFKTDNPSDMESRCEVPTSKISETKLNDEDVQVDKSSETRPCELRDSISVIAKPSLDKSNSFKSYNPQMPPDCSDITLKRSRVVSNSLDSTLLTSEKLNSLEDSKNSEKVSPPLSNSIESCDLHTTITCSESSIFEVKLETSSSSSNSATVLKPTITTAENMVSKSESISGFEEEGECEKKFIPEVKNISLSESDVVSDEGKEQGIHPSCKLTAISHGGKTDIVSTFSEIDVVSVEGKEQGIHTSCKLTAISHGGKTDIVRTNKILNEIEKDHEKMIGSPEKPKVEPNLESSAMQIMSTIPKRESPLSDPKFVFSGHKNFVLPPGKKMVPIKLVTLPKGTAPPTSMTGGPQFKVLLPMKTVDGVFYKPVVVSTASSGLANAVCVTESGQSLVLTKGETSSCYKNEIVSLASAIVVSTEKADILSEVKKDSDVTKNVEEKVSKSVCSGSIFYCEETLNSSDKEIKPIESELQSNSLSNANHPKYEPAEEGADQSNLATKSSMTAKELKQEMTQVSKSNLETKVENKSHLNTVDKMLSDKACRSFKENVETCSDQERDKNDKLINSNIEMTSSFGDSASVNEVDVPCGSLQEKVESSQLDISDSNENLTNSNIESTNAVEDSVFVSEVEKTMTELNAITEPDLHSAGMKVTNELIETKDVGKVDLLSLNLVEDQEVTKMLVNSSVIEIESNSCELSLAKKEQENEMKSSSSEKGHMIDSSTKKEFETVLHSSAEKEQENLIDSSAEKEQINLMKESSAKKGEIDISQEEMKQTNPVTSDETIPFVKQEETSTTSRETCSNDDMVKESLCENVENVSVPDEVTESEKEIEKHLENDIGDKEKEAELKCREDEKREQVSSPKSSEIIFEVKKDQSLDVDFKNELSSPSPGMLAEESKDDQKIPTSETNKEETIKAKESDDEKGDLDLTQVCPKLLSEPLFSSVNEFSHELNGTPKKSRRVKCSKTFDVEDFKCPLDEELIEPIMRSTRSGTRLVSPDLSKLEAKFSALKGSPSPSPEFQNKRGTRRKREDSGSSLRSDDRNSNTPDSEVSGPSISTRSNTPEVTRPGKRKCSENASELIKACIGADDRRKTGLLICESAEIDKESHKKKTIEPRKSAEANIGVDPENNDEDSDTDQKSKQSINTAKQRSRGTRQTTLNVKKSVAVKIVNCKDSENSPRKLFLRMLFSGKPP; encoded by the exons CAGAGGATCGGAAAGAAAAACTGAAGGTCCTGGGAGTAGAACCGTGGAATTCGGTACGTGTGAAACTCACACTGCCGAAGGAAGCCGCGGTTCGATTGCGACAGTTAGCCCAAACTGGGGATggagttcttaaagaacttggaATACTCTCTGTGCAACTTGAAGGAGATCAG gtGATTTCACTGACGCTCGCTAGTAACGAGCCCAATGAGGTCGTTTTTAAAACTCCAGCACCAGCTACTCCTCTACCCAGCCAGTCTCTATCCTGTAATAATGGTGCTTTTGCTGTTGTTCAGCCTCAGGCAAAATCCAATGTCCAAATTTCACAACCCGCAACATCACTTGCCCATTTCGATCCTAAGAATGTCAGTGAAATTTTGTCGCAGGCCGTAAATTTGTTGAGTGATGGTAATCTTTTGGGCGAATTGGATTTACCATCTGTGTCATTCAAATCTCCAATAGCCCCTAATGTGGTGGCGTCGTCCAGTCAGCCTATCCAGTTTACACCACCATCAAAACCAGGCACTTCACGGGCGGCCTTCCCTTTCGCAAGTATGCAGCAAGCAATGCCAGGTAGGTCTGGCATTCGTAATCCTCCTGTGACAGTGCCACCCGTGACACGATACCAGCTAAGTGTTCGTGCAAGTACAACATCAAATTCTATAACTTCTCAGTCAACGTTTTTGCATCCTGCAGCTGCAGGCATTACTCGACCTTTGAGTCGGAGCTATTCAAACCCTCTGCAAGGTGGTTCAAGTGGAAATTCGTTGTCTCAGTCCGGACCAACTGGACAGCATAATAGTCCTGTATTAGCTAATTTATTACAAAACGATTTTAGTTCGAAACGACCAGATGTGGTTCGTCGACATCCCCCCATATCTGAAACAGTAGCTAGAACATCTGTGACTCAAACAATGGTTAGAACATCACTTCCTCCTGAGTCACAGTCGGACCCTTTATTTGTTAATAATCCACCTAGATCTCTTTCATTTCCCCCAGTGCCTTCAATTGTATCTTCCAGAAACAATACGACAAAAATGCAACCATCAGTATGTAGTAGCAAGGTGAACAAGCTCGTTGAAAGCCAAAAATCAGAGACAGAAGGGTTGCCAGAATTGCCCAAAAAGCAACAGCAAGAGACTGTTAGTCTTACTAAGCATCATGCAACCCAGAATAATGAAAAGAGATTTGAAGTGAAACAAGATAGTGCAATACATATAAATGGTGAACCAACCACTCCTAGTCAAAGGATGGAAGATAAGCATCCTCTACTAGCTCTGGACAGTGCTGAAATTGAGCAAGAATTAGCTGAGTTAGAAAAAAAGCCACCTCTCTTGATAAACTCGGTGCGTTCCGCATCAAACCCTTGTGAGCCATTTGACCTGGCCAGCCAACTGAAATCTATTGAATCAAAAAAGGAAGATTCAGGGGGGACAGGGATAAAACTCCGGCTGAAACTTGGAAGGAGTGAGCCCACAACTCCATCTTACACAGTGGACATCGTGAAAGAAGAACCTCGTGTTCCCCCTTTGTGTATATccttaaaaaacagaaacgtcACCCTTCTTAGTCCTAAAACTGAAGAGGAAAGTGTAAAAGTGAAATTGAAAGGTGATGACCGGaaaccaaaaaagagaaaagttgGCAGTGATAGTGAACTAGAGTTGACTGTGAATTGTGAAGCTCCTGGAATCATCAAGATTAAAAAACCTAAGCTGGATGACAGCTTGGCTAGAAAAACACTGgagaagaaaaagttaaaaaggaaGGATTCTGATGGTGTCAGTGATGAAAGTCATGTCTCCTCCTCGGATCTCAGTTCTGTACCTGATTACCCTGCCAAACGTTGTG attcaAGCCCACCATCTGGTACTCGTCTGCCTGAGTATCCAGAAGAAGTTGAGGGATTTGAGGGCCTGGCAAAGAAGGCAGAAGACGTCCGGGAAGAGTTCCTTGGGAATAATGTGCGTGATGGTGACCATGTGACCCGGATCATCGATAAGCTGAAACCAAACGATAAACTGTACAAAATTAGTGTTTTAAACAGTGCTACTCGAACTCTTTCCGAGACTGAGAGTGAGACAATCAAGGTCCCTAGTCATATAGAACCATACCAGGTTGATACTGCTGTGAAAAGTGATGTTGTTCAGAGTCCTGTGGACTCCAATAATGGAAACAATCAGGGTGAAGATTCTGGCATTGAGTCTATGGATGCTTTATCTGAAAAGAGCCCCAACCAGGGTGAAAGTCCTGCTCGTTTAGACCTGGGTGATCCCCTAGCACATGGAAATATACATAGGACTCCAGATCATAAGAATGTTTCACCAGTGCATACATCACCCAAAGAAGATCCCTATTCTGATTTACCAAGCGATTTAACTATGTGTAGTCCCCAGCCTTTTGAAAACTCTGTTACAGCTGTATTAACAGACAATTTATTGACTGCAAAGGAATCAAAGTCGATTATGCTGCCTGAAGATGTCCTTGCAGTTCAGAGAATCACTCAAGAGCTGGTCAAACTTGAGCAGTTTACTAGTGTCCACtgtgaaaacttttgccataatAGTGAAAATGATAAAAGTGGAAGCTATTCATCATCCTatagtgaaaaagaagaattaagaaCGGTAAAAAGGTCTGAATTCTGTGGTGATTGCAGTGCTAGGACACATGCTAGTAGTGATTCAAGAGCTATTGAACACAGTTCCTTTAAAACTGATAATCCATCTGATATGGAATCTCGGTGTGAAGTTCCCACTTCGAAGATCTCAGAGACTAAATTGAATGATGAAGATGTTCAGGTTGATAAATCTAGTGAGACAAGACCTTGTGAATTGAGAGACTCCATATCCGTAATTGCTAAACCTAGCTTAGACAAAAGTAACAGTTTCAAATCTTACAACCCTCAAATGCCACCTGACTGCTCtgatattactttaaaaagaagtagagttgtgagcAATAGTTTAGATAGTACTCTACTTACATCAGAAAAACTAAACAGTCTAGAAGATagcaaaaattctgaaaaagtgTCACCCCCTTTAAGCAATTCTATTGAATCTTGTGATCTGCACACAACAATAACTTGTAGTGAATCTTCAATATTTGAGGTGAAGTTAGAAACCAGCAGCAGCAGCAGTAATTCAGCAACAGTATTAAAACCAACAATAACAACTGCAGAAAATATGGTCTCGAAGTCAGAGTCCATTTCTGGATTTGAAGAAGAGGGTGAGTGTGAAAAGAAGTTTATTCcagaagttaaaaatatctctctTTCTGAAAGTGATGTTGTTTCTGATGAAGGAAAGGAGCAAGGGATTCATCCTTCTTGCAAGTTAACAGCAATTTCACATGGAGGAAAGACAGATATAGTAAGTACTTTTTCTGAGATTGATGTTGTTTCTGTTGAAGGAAAGGAGCAAGGGATTCATACTTCTTGCAAGTTAACAGCAATTTCACATGGAGGAAAGACAGATATAGTAAGAACCaataaaattctaaatgaaATAGAGAAAGACCATGAAAAGATGATTGGATCCCCAGAAAAGCCCAAAGTAGAGCCTAATCTTGAATCCAGCGCGATGCAAATCATGTCTACTATTCCTAAAAGAGAATCCCCTTTGTCAGacccaaaatttgttttctcagGCCATAAAAATTTTGTGCTGCCACCAGGAAAGAAAATGGTGCCAATTAAATTAGTTACCCTACCAAAAGGCACAGCTCCTCCTACTTCCATGACTGGAGGCCCTCAGTTTAAAGTCCTTCTGCCCATGAAAACAGTAGACGGTGTCTTTTATAAGCCTGTTGTTGTGTCAACAGCAAGTTCTGGATTAGCAAATGCTGTTTGTGTCACAGAATCAGGTCAGTCTCTTGTTTTAACAAAAGGAGAAACCTCTTCTTGTTATAAGAACGAAATTGTATCCCTAGCATCTGCAATAGTAGTATCAACAGAAAAAGCTGATATTTTGTCTGAGGTAAAGAAAGATAGTGATGTTACAAAGAATGTAGaagaaaaagtttcaaaaagtgTCTGCTCAGGATCTATATTTTACTGTGAGGAAACATTGAATAGCAGTGACAAAGAAATCAAACCAATTGAATCTGAGCTCCAATCTAATAGCTTGTCAAATGCTAATCATCCCAAATATGAACCTGCAGAAGAAGGTGCAGATCAGTCTAATTTAGCAACTAAAAGTTCAATGACTgctaaagaattaaaacaagagATGACCCAAGTTTCTAAAAGTAATCTGGAAACTAAAGTTGAAAACAAATCTCATTTGAATACAGTTGATAAAATGCTTAGTGATAAAGCTTGCAGATCATTCAAAGAAAACGTTGAAACTTGTTCAGATCAAGAAAGGGACAAAAATGATAAGCTAATCAACAGTAATATTGAAATGACTAGTTCATTTGGAGATTCAGCGTCTGTCAATGAAGTAGATGTACCCTGTGGTTCTTTACAAGAGAAAGTTGAAAGTTCTCAACTGGATATAAGTGACAGTAATGAGAATTTAACCAACAGTAACATTGAAAGTACTAATGCTGTTGAAGATTCAGTGTTTGTCAGTGAAGTAGAAAAAACAATGACCGAGTTGAATGCTATTACAGAGCCTGACTTACATTCAGCTGGTATGAAAGTAACTAATGAGCTGATTGAAACCAAGGATGTAGGAAAAGTAGATTTATTGAGTTTAAATTTGGTAGAAGACCAAGAAGTAACCAAAATGTTGGTTAATTCCAGTGTAATTGAAATTGAATCAAATTCATGTGAATTAAGCTTGGCTAAAAAAGAGCAAGAAAATGAGATGAAATCATCATCATCTGAAAAGGGACATATGATTGACTCATCAactaaaaaggaatttgaaaCTGTGTTACATTCATCAGCCGAAAAGGAACAAGAAAATTTGATAGACTCATCAGCTGAAAAGGAACAGATTAACTTGATGAAGGAATCATCTGCCAAAAAAGGTGAGATTGACATTTCACAAGAGGAGATGAAGCAAACTAACCCTGTCACATCTGATGAAACAATACCTTTCGTAAAACAAGAAGAAACCAGTACAACTTCAAGAGAAACTTGTTCAAATGATGATATGGTTAAAGAGAGTCTTTGTGAGAATGTTGAAAATGTTTCTGTGCCTGATGAGGTCACtgaatctgaaaaagaaatagaaaaacattTGGAAAATGACATTGGTGACAAGGAAAAAGAAGCTGAACTGAAGTGCAGGGAAGATGAAAAAAGGGAACAAGTTTCTAGTCCAAAAAGCTCTGAGATCATCTTTGAAGTTAAAAAAGACCAAAGTTTAGATGTTGATTTTAAGAATGAGTTATCAAGCCCGTCTCCCGGTATGTTGGCTGAAGAATCAAAAGATGATCAGAAAATACCAACTtcagaaactaacaaagaagaaacaattaAAGCGAAGGAGAGTGATGATGAAAAGGGTGATTTGGACTTGACCCAGGTTTGTCCAAAACTACTATCAGAGCCACTCTTTTCTTCTGTGAATGAGTTTTCGCATGAACTTAATGGAACTCCAAAGAAATCCAGAAGAGTAAAGTGCTCCAAGACGTTTGATGTTGAAGATTTTAAGTGTCCACTTGATGAAGAACTCATTGAGCCTATTATGAGGAGTACACGATCTGGAACTAGACTTGTGAGTCCTGATTTGTCAAAACTGGAAGCGAAGTTCTCTGCTTTAAAGGGCTCTCCAAGCCCATCTCCGGAATTTCAAAATAAG CGCGGTACAAGAAGAAAGCGAGAGGACTCTGGAAGCAGTCTTCGTTCTGACGATAGAAATAGCAACACGCCCGACTCTGAGGTATCAGGTCCATCTATTTCCACGAGGAGTAATACTCCAGAAGTGACTCGACCTGGGAAAAGGAAATGCTCAGAGAATGCAAGTGAGCTAATTAAAGCTTGCATTGGAGCGGATGATCGAAGGAAGACAGGTCTGTTGATCTGCGAATCAGCCGAAATTGACAAAGAAAGTCACAAAAAGAAGACGATCGAGCCAAGAAAGTCGGCAGAAGCAAATATAG GTGTGGATCCAGAGAATAATGACGAGGATTCCGATACGGACCAAAAGTCAAAACAGTCAATAAACACTGCCAAGCAGCGGTCGAGGGGAACGAG